In the genome of Cydia strobilella chromosome Z, ilCydStro3.1, whole genome shotgun sequence, one region contains:
- the LOC134754655 gene encoding integrator complex subunit 8-like, protein MDVDLLRPGTVPISPDTVLWFEFLLDQKLLKEHLQYPNPEPSATDLIVEFLSVDTSNGVWNGRCSERVLDPDLAPPTPTPTPTPPSSRSPQHQHPVITRKQQALKILALKIASTLNWNLDTFEAKLTPVIQQQLVQDLVFMATDGAFSIPPQDICMNMIKKPHIQFALTLYHRWILRFPVKAALQAKSAKLPFIHHPGIPLENGYTHMNSNFDKILRMNENLRSQSIKYLDEVIAYYDSQCSNQESKHIKVPIMETFVHLTEDTDVMAHNWDAGNVYVSQYELLMQIHFDLCYNYFFYGQHEKAKKHILGCRKNLKLLESEVNNKSYGKYNKIPWGNLNYASVSEEDILGYIRALNLGHELLDEDRSLLQRLQECVANDYTGIIAVLQADNLSREIPMIHRQVAELDIQAAASTGAVSVPKDLVIRVSALNAVRYALEGGLPSTHPDFLNKFKTVGIKFIDVIFWALAPVLMSTRLSKDDWETLRFYFLHLATSSQSRLPVDRIDEYLKKYVGSRASEIRAKLISEKHLEAIIKDQINSDDENMHIPRELLVDDWEATDFKYKHAPDYEYKAAPELEMGRLKKRLVEASSADDVRMCLVKLAMMSPSSPLWKLSPYWKPIGNLSVLLASLPRGFLQDFGVVVSGAARARAEAGSARAALSLLSVVEGEARSQLAGGNDPTLYRLCRVLAWEVLLLQVNLLLAEWPHHRLNVTLLANKSKAAIAAANSNDAIGPRSQVVLAAWLCLLNVCEWEPGCAAQAASAGAGAVDVAAALCAACAELQRGKGARKFPRPLWDHVLNTFNNNLNGPSKRSIHMSSHHHHGPPNHANHHGQLEHRSPYHLLLQALREPLAISVMLSLLARIYNVIVDDPSLELVVEYTSLWPNNISNVNNYNPKHILESLTELLERSLKLYPYNTSWLRLYGDAEMAAGRHGAALRRYLCALAAGSWHFAKRAPDEGGVARRAARCCQALAAPTQAAALCQLPDEPDYTPAFKCLAEKTGNAADSMDAYYGCLWDGTLLEVAVALHARRGEGGRRARAVTAAGALELNANNSEDIQREAAAIRRARLLRALTNQYVS, encoded by the exons ATGGATGTGGATTTGTTACGGCCGGGCACAGTGCCTATTTCCCCTGATACAGTACTGTGGTTCGAGTTTTTGTTGGACCAAAAACTTCTCAAGGAACATCTTCAATACCCTAACCCAG AGCCATCAGCTACCGATTTGATAGTAGAATTCTTGTCAGTGGACACTAGCAATGGGGTTTGGAATGGTCGGTGTAGCGAGCGCGTGCTGGATCCAGACCTGGCGCCCCCCACGCCCACGCCCACGCCCACGCCACCTTCCTCGCGCAGCCCCCAACACCAACACCCGGTGATCACGAGGAAGCAACAAGCCCTTAAAATACTTGCACTTAAAATTGCATCCACTCTTAACTGGAATTTAG ATACATTTGAGGCAAAACTGACACCTGTAATTCAACAACAACTAGTCCAAGATTTGGTGTTCATGGCTACTGATGGTGCTTTCTCCATACCACCACAG GACATTTGTATGAACATGATCAAGAAGCCTCATATACAGTTTGCGTTGACTCTGTACCACCGCTGGATCTTGAGGTTTCCAGTAAAAGCTGCTCTCCAAGCAAAGTCTGCAAAGCTCCCGTTTATACACCA CCCAGGTATACCACTGGAAAATGGCTATACCCATATGAATTCAaactttgataaaattttgAGAATGAATGAAAATTTACGCAGCCAAAGCATTAAATACTTAGATGAAGTCATTGCATATTACGATTCTCAATGCAGTAATCAAGAGAGCAAACATATCAAAGTTCCAATTATGGAGACTTTTGTACACCTAACTGAAGATACAGACGTCATGGCTCACAATTGGGATGCTGGCAATGTTTACGTTAGCCAGTATGAACTTCTAATGCAAATCCATTTTGATCTCTGCTACAATTACTTTTTCTATGGCCAACATGAGAAAGCTAAAAAACACATATTGGGTTGTAGAAAAAACCTTAAACTGCTTGAAAGTGAAGTAAACAATAAAAGTTATGGCAAGTATAATAAAATCCCATGGGGAAACTTAAACTATGCAAGCGTGTCGGAAGAAGATATTTTGGGATACATAAGAGCTCTCAATTTAGGCCACGAGCTGTTAGATGAGGATAGATCTCTGTTACAAAGGCTGCAGGAATGTGTAGCAAATGACTACACAGGCATCATTGCCGTCTTGCAAGCAGACAATTTGTCTAGAGAAATACCAATGATCCACAGACAAGTGGCAGAGCTGGATATACAAGCCGCCGCCTCCACCGGCGCTGTATCAGTGCCCAAAGACCTCGTGATCCGAGTGTCGGCATTAAACGCTGTTAGGTATGCTCTTGAAGGAGGTTTGCCGTCCACCCACCCAGATTTTCTAAACAAATTCAAAACCGTCGGTATCAAATTTATTGATGTAATTTTTTGGGCTTTAGCTCCGGTTTTGATGTCTACCCGTTTGTCCAAAGATGACTGGGAAACATTGAGATTTTATTTTCTACATTTAGCCACCTCGTCTCAAAGTAGATTGCCAGTAGACAGAATAGACGAATATTTAAAGAAATACGTAGGTAGTCGTGCGTCGGAAATCCGAGCAAAGCTAATTTCTGAAAAACATTTGGAAGCTATTATAAAGGATCAGATCAATAGCGATGATGAAAATATGCACATACCGCGCGAATTGCTCGTCGACGACTGGGAGGCGACCGACTTCAAGTACAAGCACGCGCCCGACTACGAGTACAAGGCTGCGCCCGAGCTAGAGATGGGGCGTCTGAAGAAGCGGCTCGTGGAGGCGTCCAGCGCCGACGACGTGCGCATGTGTCTAGTGAAGTTGGCCATGATGTCGCCCTCCTCGCCGCTGTGGAAGCTGAGCCCCTACTGGAAGCCGATCGGGAACCTGAGTGTATTGCTGGCGTCGCTGCCGCGGGGATTCCTGCAGGACTTCGGCGTGGTGGTGTCGGGCGCGgcgcgcgcccgcgccgaggCGGgcagcgcgcgcgcggcgctgTCGCTGCTGTCGGTGGTGGAGGGTGAGGCGCGCAGCCAGCTGGCGGGCGGCAACGATCCAACGCTGTACCGGCTGTGCCGCGTGCTGGCTTGGGAGGTGCTGCTGCTGCAGGTCAACCTGCTGCTGGCCGAGTGGCCGCACCACCGGCTCAACGTCACGCTGCTGGCCAATAAAAGCAAGGCCGCCATCGCCGCCGCCAATTCCAACGATGCAATCGGCCCGCGATCGCAG GTAGTGCTAGCGGCGTGGCTGTGCCTGCTGAACGTGTGCGAGTGGGAGCCGGGCTGCGCGGCGCAGGCGGCgagcgcgggcgccggcgccgtcgACGTGGccgccgcgctgtgcgccgcctGCGCCGAGCTGCAGCGCGGCAAGGGCGCGCGCAAGTTCCCTCGCCCGCTGTGGGACCACG TGCTAAACACATTCAACAACAACTTAAACGGCCCCTCGAAACGTTCCATACACATGAGCAGCCACCACCACCACGGGCCCCCTAACCACGCCAACCACCACGGCCAACTGGAGCACCGCAGCCCCTACCACCTGCTCCTCCAGGCCTTGAGGGAGCCTCTAGCCATCAGCGTGATGCTCTCGCTCCTCGCTAGAATATACAACGTGATCGTCGACGACCCCTCGCTCGAGCTGGTCGTGGAGTACACTAGCCTCTGGCCTAACAACATTTCAAACGTCAATAACTACAACCCAAAGCATATTTTGGAGTCGCTGACAGAGTTGCTGGAGAGGAGTTTGAAACTGTACCCATATAATACTTCTTG GCTGCGGTTGTACGGCGACGCAGAGATGGCGGCGGGTCGTCACGGCGCCGCGCTCCGGCGCTACCTGTGCGCGCTGGCGGCCGGCTCGTGGCACTTCGCCAAGCGCGCGCCGGACGAGGGCGGcgtggcgcggcgcgcggcgcgctgcTGCCAGGCGCTCGCCGCGCCGACGCAGGCCGCCGCGCTGTGCCAGCTGCCCGATGAACCGGACTACACGCCCGCGTTCAAGTGTCTCGCCGAGaag ACGGGCAACGCGGCCGACTCGATGGACGCGTACTACGGCTGCCTGTGGGACGGCACGCTGCTCGAGGTGGCGGTGGCGCTGcacgcgcggcgcggcgagggcgggcgccgcgcgcgcgccgtcACGGCCGCGGGCGCGCTCGAGCTCAACGCCAACAACAG CGAGGACATCCAGCGAGAAGCTGCCGCCATACGCCGCGCACGGCTGCTCCGCGCGCTCACCAACCAGTACGTCTCCTAG
- the LOC134753782 gene encoding uncharacterized protein LOC134753782, which translates to MVNLEEKLCELEKNEKENNIILFGLQEDENSTDELFEKVKEKVKNDLNIELSFNEINKIHRIGRKSAENKAKGRPVRVAFVREIKKRQIMKERKQFKDIYASEDYPKEIQSKRKELQTKVQEEREKGNTAYINYDKLVVLKGNIDSRKRPPSRSPQQVSQPTKLQATLDGKTNRVNAFDVMRSRSNSLSATADQSNTINN; encoded by the coding sequence atggtaAACTTAGAAGAAAAACTGTGTGAATTAGAAAAAAACGAGAAAGAAAACAACATTATACTCTTCGGTTTGCAGGAAGATGAAAACTCAACAGATGAATTATTTgaaaaagtaaaagaaaaagtgaagaaCGACCTAAACATCGAACTTTCTTTCAACGAGATCAACAAGATACATAGAATTGGTAGGAAAAGTGCGGAAAATAAGGCCAAAGGACGACCAGTCAGAGTTGCTTTTGTCCGAGAAATAAAGAAAAGGCAAATAATGAAGGAGAGAAAACAATTTAAAGACATATATGCCAGCGAAGACTACCCCAAAGAAATACAAAGCAAGAGGAAAGAACTACAAACTAAAGTACAGGAGGAAAGGGAAAAGGGAAACACAgcatatataaattatgataagCTGGTGGTGTTAAAGGGCAACATAGACAGTAGGAAAAGACCACCTTCAAGATCACCCCAACAAGTAAGCCAACCTACAAAGCTACAGGCCACTTTAGATGGAAAAACTAACCGAGTTAATGCCTTTGACGTGATGAGAAGCAGATCAAACTCACTGTCCGCAACAGCGGACCAATCAAACACTATTAATAATTAG